Part of the Jatrophihabitans sp. GAS493 genome, CCCTGTTTCCCCGGTTGGAACCCCTGCTGCTGACGGTCAGCAAGCCGATCCAGTATGTCGGCGGCGAGCAGAATGCCCGCAGCAAGGAGTGGGACAGCGTCAGCGTGCACTGGGCCCTGATGTACCCGGACGCCTACGAGGTCGGCCTACCCAACCAGGGTGTCCAGATCCTCTACGAAGTCCTGAACGAGCGCCCGGACGCGCTGGCTGAGCGGACCTACTCGGTCTGGCCCGACCTCGAGGCGCTCATGCGCGAGCACGGCATCGGGCAGTTCACCGTCGACGCGCATCGGCCGGTGGCTGCCTTCGACCTGCTCGGCGTCTCCTTCTCCACCGAACTCGGGTACACGAACCTCCTCAACGCCCTCGATCTGGCCGGCATCCCGCTGCACGCCGCCGATCGAAACGAGACCCACCCGATCGTCATCGCCGGCGGTCACGCCTCCTTCAACCCCGAACCGATCGCCGACTTCGTCGACGCGGCCGTCCTCGGTGACGGCGAGCAGATCGTCGGCGTCATCACCGACGTCGTGCGTGGTTGGAAGGAGCAGGGTTCCCCCGGCGGGCGGGACGAGCTGCTGCTCCGCCTCGCGGCCACCGGCGGCGTCTACATCCCCAAGTTCTATGACGTGACGTTCGATGAGAACGGTTCGGCGCGGCCGATCACCCCGAATCGCGAAGGCGTACCGGAGCGGGTCAGCAAGCACACGGTCATGGATCTCGACGAGTGGCCCTACCCGAAGACCCCGCTGGTCCCGCTGGCCGAATCGGTGCATGAACGGATGAGCGTCGAGATCTTCCGCGGCTGCACCCGGGGCTGCCGCTTCTGCCAGGCCGGCATGATCACCCGTCCCGTCCGCGAGCGCAGCATCACCGGCATCGGTGAGATGGTGGCGGCCGGGCTGGCGGCCACCGGGTTCCAGGAGGTCGGCCTGCTCTCGCTCTCCAGCGCCGACCACTCCGAGATCGGCCCGATCGCGAAGGGCCTGGCTGACCGCTACGAGGCGGAGAAGGTCTCGCTCTCGCTGCCGAGCACCCGGGTAGACGCCTTCAACATCGACCTGGCCAACGAGTTCTCCCGAAGCGGCCGCCGCTCCGGGCTCACCTTCGCCCCGGAGGGCGGTAGCGAGCGACTGCGCCGGGTCATCAACAAGATGGTGAGCAAGGAAGACCTGATCAACACCGTCACCGCGGCCTACAGCCAGGGTTGGCGCCAGGTGAAGCTCTACTTCATGTGCGGTCTGCCGACCGAGACCGACGAGGACGTCCTGGAGATCGCCGAGATGGCGCACGACGTCATCCGGGCCGGGCGAGAGGCCACCGGCAGCAAGGACATTCGCTGCACGGTCTCGATCGGCGGCTTCGTCCCGAAGCCGCATACCCCGTTCCAGTGGGCTGCCCAGGCATCCCCGGAGACGATCGACAACCGGCTGGCCAAGTTGCGGGCCGCGATCAACGCCAACCGGTCACTGGGCAAGAACGTCGGAATGCGCTACCACGACGGCGAGCCCTCTATGGTCGAGGGGCTGCTCTCCCGGGGCGACCGGCGCGTCGGTGCCGTGATCGAGCAGGTGTGGCGAGAGGGCGGGCGCTTCGACGGCTGGAGCGAGCACTTCTCCTTCACCCGCTGGATGGCCGCCGCCGAGGCGGTACTCACCCCGCTCGGCGTGGATGTCGCCTGGTACACCACCCGGGAGCGCGACGCCGACGAGGTGCTGCCCTGGGATCACCTGGACTCGGGCCTGGACAAGCAGTGGCTCTGGGATGACTGGCAGGACGCGCTCACCGAGTTCGAGCAGGACGACTGCCGCTGGACGCCATGCTTCGACTGCGGCGTCTGCTCGACGATGGGTACCGACATCCAGATCGGCCCGACCGGGCGGCAGTTGCTGCCGATGGCCCCGAAGGCCTGAACTATTCGGCGAGTTCCTCGTCGAGGTTGACGTCCGGGGAGTGCACCCGGTCCGGGTGCAGGAAGACGAAACGCTTGTAGGCCCAGAAACGGAAGATCGTGCCCAACCCGATCGTGAAGAGGTTCACGATCTGGATGACCGCACGGTCGTGCGTGGTGTTCTCGTCGAACCCGAGCGGGTAGGAGAAGAACCAGATCACGACGAGGCTGGCCAGCAGCACGACGACGTTGATGGCCAGGAAGAAGCCGGCCTCCCGGCGCAGGCCGGAGCGGGCGCGGTGGGAGAAGGAGAAATACCGATTCCCGACATAGGTGATGATCGTGGCCAGGATCGTCGAGATGATCTTCGCCTTGATGCGGCCGTGCTCGAGCAGGAAGTGAAACGTGCCGAGATCAACGATCAGGCCGATGGCCCCGACCACCCCGAACGAGGTCATCTCCTTCAGCAGAATTCGCCACGAGTCGCGGATGCGTTGACTCAGCGAGTGCTGGTGGGTTGGCGGGGTCACAGTCGATGGACTCTACCTGCTCGCCTTGGGTGCCCGGCTGTGCGCTGAATCGACAGTGCCGACGTGTGCCGACGTGTGCCGACCTGTGCCGAGTTCTGCCCGCCGGTGCCGACCGTGTGGGCCCGCGCTGGGCCCCGACTAGGCTCACAGGCGTGGATGAGCGCACCGGATTGCCCGTGGTCGGAATGGTGGGGGCGGGCCAGTTGGCCCGGATGACCCATCAGGCCGGCATCCCGCTCGGGCAGTCGCTGCGTCTGCTGGCCGATTCGCTGGACGACGGTGCGGCCCTGGTTGCCCGCGACGTCGTCGTCGGGGATTACCACAGCCTGGAGGACCTGCTGCGCTTCGCCGAGGGCTGCGATGTGGTCACCTTCGATCACGAACACGTAGCCAATGATCACGTCCGCGCGCTGGCCGAGGTGACCTCCGTCCAGCCGAGCGCCGACGCCCTCCGTTACGCCCAGGACAAGGCGCAGATGCGCCGGCGCCTCACCGAACTCGGGGTGGCCGCGATGCCCTGGATCGACCTCAGTGCAGAGGCTGACCCGCGCACCTCGCTGCTCTCCTTCGGCGGCCGGGTCGGCTGGCCGCTGGTGCTGAAGGCGACCACCGGCGGTTACGACGGAAAGGGCGTCTGGGTGGTCGATTCGATCGACGAGGCGCAGCCGCTACTCGACTCCGGGACATCCCTGCTGGCCGAGGCGAAGGTCGAGATCAAGCGTGAGTTGGCCGCGGTGGTCGCCCGCTCCCCGTTCGGCCAGGGAGCGGCCTGGCCGGTGGTCGAGACGGTGCAGCGGGACGGAATCTGCGTGGAGGTCATCGCCCCTGCGCCCGGGCTGGACTCCGACCGGGCCGACGAGGCGCAGGCGCTGGCCCTGCGGATAGCGGTCGAACTCGGCGTCACCGGGGTTCTCGCCGTCGAACTCTTCGAGACGTCCAGTGGCGCGTTGCTGGTCAACGAGCTGGCCATGCGCCCACACAACTCCGGGCATTGGAGTATCGAGGGCTCCCGGACGTCGCAGTTCGAGCAGCACCTGAGGGCCGTCCTCGACTACCCGCTCGGCGCGACGACACTCACCGCGCCGGTCGTGGTGATGGCCAACCTGCTGGCCGGGGCAGATGATGTCATCCCGAAGCGCATCGACGAGCGGGTGCACCACTGCATGGCGAGGTGGCCCGACGTGAAGATCCACCTTTACGGCAAGGGGTTTCGTCCCGGACGCAAGGTCGGCCACGTGACCGCGCTGGGCGAGGACCTGGCCGAAGTGCGGGGGCGGGCCGTCGCCGCCGCGGACTACCTGGTGAATGGGGACGTGACCGCGTGAGTGCCAGAGTTGCCGTGATCATGGGAAGTGATTCGGACTGGGAGGTGATGAGCCAAGCGGCCGCCGCCCTGAACGAGTTCGACGTGGAGCACGAGGTGTCAGTGGTCTCCGCGCACCGCACCCCGCAGGTGATGGCCGAGTTCGCCCAGGCCGCCGCCGGACGCGGGATCCGGGTCATCATCGCCGGAGCCGGCGGGGCGGCGCATCTGCCCGGGATGGTCGCCTCGATGACGACGCTGCCCGTGATCGGCGTACCGGTGCCGCTGAAGTACCTGGACGGCATGGACTCGCTGCTGTCGATCGTTCAGATGCCCGCCGGGGTGCCGGTCGCGACCGTCTCGATCGGCGGTGCCCGCAACGCCGGGCTCCTCGCCGTCCGTATCCTGGCCACCAGTGACGAGCTGCTGGCCGGCAAGATGCAGGTTTTCCAGGACGTCCTAGCTGAGAGCGCCCACAGCAAGAACGCCGCCCTGGCCGAGCTTCTCCGTACGCTGCCTTAGTGACCTCCCCGCGCCCGAGACGCTTCAGCGGGGCCGGTCTACGCGTCCGGCTTCGCAGCGGGCGCAACCGGGTGCTCCCCGCCCTGCGCCGTCATCGCGGCTGGAGTATCGCCGGTGCGGTGCTGATCGTCGCGCTACTGGTGGCCGGGATCGTCTCCGCTGTGACCGCTCCGGCCGCCATCCGTACCCGCAGCGCGATGCTCCCCGGTACCCCCGAGGCCACCGGTGTCGCCGCAGGCCTGCCGGTGAAGCTCGACACGACCCTGTACTTCCCCGACTCCTCCTCCCCGGCTCCGGCTGTCCTGCTGGCCCACGGACTGGGTGGCACCAAACGGGACCTCAACTCGCAGGCCGAGGCCCTGGCCAAGGACGGCTACGTGGTGCTGGCCTACACCGCCCGTGGTTTTGGCGCCTCCGGCGGGCTGGTGCATCTGGACGCGCCGGCCTACGAGGTGGCCGACGCGAAGCTGCTGGTCTCCTATCTGGCGACGCTGCCGCAGGTGCGCACCACCGCGCCCGGTGATCCGGTGGTGGGAGTGGCCGGCGCCTCCTACGGGGGTGGCCTGGCCCTGATGCTGGCCGGAAGTGATCCGCGCATTGACGCCGTTGCCGCCGACATCACCTGGAACAGCCTGCAGAACTCGCTCTTCCCCAACGGGGCCGGCACCCAACCCGGGGTCTTCAAGAAGCTCTGGACCGGCTACCTCTTCCAGTCCGCGCGGGGCACCGGCCCGCTGGCTGAGCGCTCCGCGGCCTGTGGGCGGGTGGCGGCCGAGGTCTGTGCCGCGTTCCAGCAGGCCGGCCAGAGCGGCGTCCCGAGCGCTGCCACCAGCGCCCTCCTGAACGCCTCCAGCCCGGCGTCGGTCGACGCTCGGATCACGGCCCCCACGCTGCTCAGCCAGGGGGAGCAGGACTCGCTCTTCCCGCTCACCGAGGCCGACGCCAACGCCCGCGCCATCGCGGCCAACGGCACGACGGTGCGGGTCATCTGGCGGGCCGGCGGCCACGACGGCGGCGGGGCCGGGGAGGGGAGCGCCGCGGCTGTGCAGGACTGGTTCGACGCTCACCTGAAGGGCGTCGGGACGGCCGATACCTCCTTCGAACTGGCCGAGCAGGGCTCGGCGTTGTCGAGTTCCTCCGGGCGCCGGATCAACCAGACGCTGCGGGCTGAGGCCGGGTACCCCGGAGTACACGCACCACCCGCGCCGACCAGCACCTTCACACTCAGCAACAAGACGCAGACGATCAGCGCTCCGGCCGGTGGTAACCCGGCGGCGGTGTCGTCGCTGCCCGGTCTAGGCAGCCTGCTGGAGCAGGCCTCGGCCCTGAGCGGCGCTGCCGGTGTGGGCACCGATCTCGGCCTGGGTGCCGTCGCCGGGCAGAACGCCGTCTTCGAATCGGCGGTGCTCAAGCAGCGGCAGCGAATCGCCGGGGCGTCCAGGGTGCGGCTGAAGGTGACGCCACTGGGCAGCACCGACGCAACCCTCTTTGTCTCCTTGGTTGATCTCTCCGCGGACGGGTCGACGCGGACCCCGGCCGCGCTCACCCAACCGGTGCATCTGACCGGCCTCACGCCAGGCGTCGCCACCAGCGTCGATGTGCAACTGCCGGCCATCGTCACCGATATCGCCTCCGGTCACCGGATGCAGGTGCTGGTCGCCACCACCGATCTGGCCTATCAGCTGCCGACCGACCCCCGCGAATACCGCATCGAGCTGGCCGGCGACTCCGGGCAGCTCACCGTTCCCGGAATCGACGCTGAAGTCGTCCGCTCCGGATCGGCCCTGCCGTGGCTTATCGTCGGGATCGTCGCCATGCTGCTGAGCATCGGCTGGGCTGTCGTGCGAGGGGTTCGCCGCCGCCGGGCCGACACTCCGGTACCCGGACTGCAGGGCACGCCCATCTCGGTCCGCAATCTGGTCAAGGAGTACAGCGACGGGTACCGGGCCGTCGACGGCCCTAGTTTCACCGTGGAACGGGGGCAGGTCGTCGGCCTGCTCGGGCCGAACGGGGCCGGGAAGACGACGACACTACGGGTCCTGGTCGGGTTGATCCGCCCGACCAGCGGCGAGGTGCACGTCTTCGGCCATCTCGTGACGCCGGGCGCCCCGGTGCTGTCGCGGCTCGGGGCCTTCATCGAGGGGCCCGGGTTCCTGCCGCATCTCTCCGGGCGCGAGAACCTGCACCTCTTCTGGGCGGCCTCGGGCCGGGATGAGAAGTACGCCCAGTTCGAGACGGCGCTGGAGATCGCGGGTCTCGGGTCGTCGGTCGACCGAAAGGTCAAGACCTACAGCCAGGGCATGCGGCAGCGGCTGGCCATCGCGCAGGCGATGCTCGGGCTGCCGGAGCTGCTGGTGCTGGATGAGCCGACGAATGGTCTCGACCCGCCACAGATCGCTGAGATGCGCGAGGTGCTGCGCAGTTACGCCGAGACCGGACGCACCGTCGTCGTCTCCAGTCACCTGCTGGCCGAGGTGGAGCAGACCTGCACCCACGTCGTCGTCATGCACAAGGGGCAGCTGGTGGCCGCCGGTTCGGTGGCCGACATCGCCGGGGCCGGGGGTACGCAGCTCGCCGTCGCCGATCCGTCGGAGGCTGAGCGGGTGCTGGCTGCGGCCGGTATCGCCACCCGGCAGGTCCCTGTCCGGCGAGCGCTGGAAGACGTATTCCTGGACCTCGTCGGAGGCGATGACGCATGACCGAATCCAACGGCGTCCTGCCAACGGCCCACGGCGGTACCGGGCACAATGGCACCGAGACCGCGGCCACCCGCCGCGGCGTGCACGACCGGCTGGCCTCCATGCCCGTCTCCACGGAGTTGGAGTCGCTGGCTACCGTCACACCCACGAAGACGCTGCCGCTGCGGGTGGAGGCCGTCCGTCAGCTCAAACGCCGCCGTACCCAGCTCAGCTTCGCCGTCGTGCTGCTGCTGCCGATCATCATGGCGCTGGCCTTCAAGGTCGGTGGGGCCGGCGACAGCACAGACGGCAGCAGCTCCGCTCTGGTCGGGCTGGCGACGGTGGGTGCCGGCAACTTCGCGCTCTTCGCCGAGTTCGCGTCGGTGGGCTTCCTGCTGGTCGTGATCGTCGCCCTCTTCTGCGGCGACACGGTGGCCAGCGAGGCGAGCTGGTCGTCGCTGCGGTATCTGCTGGCGATTCCGGTGCCCCGCTCCCGACTGCTGCGGCAGAAGCTCATCGTCGCGCTCACACTGAGCCTGGGCGCGAACGTGCTGCTACCGATCTGGGCGTTCCTGGTCGGCGGGGTCTTCTTCGGCTGGGCGCCGGCGCGGTCACCGGTGAGTGGCACCTTCACCACCTCCGAGGCGCTGACCCGGCTGGCCATCGTCGTCGGGTACGCCAGCATCCAGGCGCTCATCGTGGCCGCCCTGGCGTTCCTGCTGGGCGTGGTCACCGACGCCCCGCTGGGCGCCGTTGGCGGCGCTGTGATGCTTTTCGTGGTGAGCAACATCCTCGACTCCATCACCGCCCTTGACCCGTATCGGCGCTTCCTGCCGACGCATTTCCAATACGCCTGGCTGGACGCACTCGGGCCGACGGTGAGTTGGGCCGATATGACGCGCGGGACCGGGCTCGCCCTCGTCTACTCAGCGGTCTTCTTCGCGCTGGCCTGGTGGAAGTTCGAGGGCAAAGACATCACGAGCTGAGTCGCGACCCGTTCACGCCGGCATCGGCAGACCATCGCGCTCGTCGTCCCAGGCGACGGCGCTGATCCGCCAGCCAGCTGAGGTGCGAACGAATTGCAGGGTCTTCATGCCTCTCGCGGCGAACGGTGTCCCGTCCTGGATGCCGGATTTTGCATAGCTGCCGAAGTACTGGGCGATGTCGCCAAAGATGTCGATCTGGCCGTTCAGTTCCCACTCGCTGAAGTCGACCAGGGTGCCGCCGGCCAGTAGCGCCTGCCGGGGCGCGATGAAGCTCTCCACGCCGTAGACGGCGGGCTCGCCACCACCGGTTCGGACGATCACCGCCTCGGCGAGGAAGGTCGCACGCAGCGCCTGCAGGCGGGCGACGCTCTCCGGGCCGGAGCGGAAGGCGGCGAAGAACGTCCGCACTATGCCGGCGATCTCGGCCCGGTCGGCGGCGGCGGACCGGCTCGTCTGGTCGTCGCTGGGCACGTCTTCGATCCTAGCGACGGGTGGGCGCGGCCGCTTTTCCGTGAGCGCTCTGCGCGTGGAATTGCCGGTCTCCTCGCGAAAACCGGCAACTCCACGTCAAAAGCCGCTGATACCAACCCGCGACGCTTGACCCACGTGGCCTTACTTACGGGCGGCCGAGCGCCCGGTAGTGGAAGCCGGCGTCGCGCCAGGTAACCGGGTTCAGGATGTTGCGGCCGTCGACCAGTCGCGGCTCGCGCACCATGGTGGCGACGGTGGCCGGGTCGAGGGCCCGGAACTCCTGCCATTCGGTGAGCAGCAGGGTGAGGTCGGCGTCGGTGAGCGCCTCGCGCAGCGAGCTGGCGTAGGTGAGCTCGGGGTGCGCCCGGCGCGCGTTCTCCATCGCCTCCGGGTCATAGACGACGACGTCGGCCCCGAGCTTGTGGATCGACGCGGCCACGTCCAGGGCGGGGGAGTCGCGGATGTCGTCGGAGTTCGGCTTGAAGGCCGCTCCCAGCACCGCGACACGCTTGCCCTGATAGTCGCCGTCGACCAGTTCCAGGCCGAGGTCCACCGTGCGGGCCCGGCGCCGCAGGTTGATCTGATCGACCTCACGCAGGAAGGAGACGGCCTGATCCACCCCGAGCTCGCCGGCGCGGGCCATGAAGGCGCGGATGTCCTTGGGTAGGCAGCCACCTCCGAAACCAAGCCCGGCGTTGAGGAATCGCTTGCCGATGCGCTCGTCATGGCCGATGGCACCGGCCAGCGCAACGACGTCGGCTCCGGTCACCTCACAGATCTCGGCCATGGCGTTGATGAAGGAGATCTTGGTGGCCAGGAACGAGTTGGCGGCGACCTTCACCAGCTCGGCGGTGGCGAAGTCGGTGATGACGACCGGGGTACCCGACTCGATGACCGGCTCGAAGGCCGCCCGCAACTGCTTCTCCGACCACTCCGAGTGGACACCGAAGACCAGGCGATCCGGGCGCAGCGTGTCCTGGACGGCGAAGCCTTCACGAAGGAACTCCGGGTTCCAGGCCAGTTCGACCTCATCGCACGGGGCGAGCCCCTTGATGAGCTTCTCGATGCGAGCCGCAGTGCCGGCCGGAACGGTGGATTTGCCGACGACCAGGGCGCGGCGGGTGAGCAGCGGGGCCAGCGAACTGAAGGCAGCGTTGACGTATGTCATGTCGGCCGCATCCGACCCCTTGGTCTGCGGGGTCCCCACACAGACGAAGTGGACGTCGGCGAAGTCGGCTACTTCCTGGTAGGAAGTGGTGAAGCGCAGCCGCCCGCTGTCCAGGTGCTTGGCCAGCAGCTCCGGCAGACCGGGCTCGAAGAACGGGATGCGGCCGGCCCGCAGGGTCTCGATCTTGCTCTCGTCCACATCCAGGCCGATCACGTCGTACCCGAGTTCGACCATGCAGACCGCGTGGGTTGCGCCTAGATATCCGGTGCCGATTACCGATAGCTTTGGTCGGTCAGTCACGTAAAGTCTTCCTTTGCTCAGCTGGCTCAAACGAACTCATAACGTCTTGACGACGGACCCGGCGGCCTGCCACCGGTCGAAGCCGACCCGGCCGCCCCGTTGGAATTGGTCCAAGCGATAAGGCTAACCCGTGTCGCATGGCCAATTGGCCGCCCCTGGAGTGAAAGCGCTCACGGCCTACTGAAATGCTATGTGCAGGATGCACCGATCCTGCCGCGCGCACCAAGACCGTCGAGAACCGAGGTTGATCGCATGTCGAGTCCGCAGACGTTGCCACTCCGTGACCGCCCGGCTTGGGCCCGGCTGGTCCACCACCACGCCGAGATCGGGTCCAGGCACCTGCGTGACCTCTTCGCCGAGGATGCCGGCCGTGGAGAGCGGTTGGCCGTCGAGGCTGAGGGGATCTACCTCGACTACTCCAAGAACCGCATCACCGACGAGACCGTAGCCCTGCTCATCGATCTGGCCCGTGAATCCGGTCTCGGCGCGCGGATTGAGGCGATGTTCACCGGCGAGAAGATCAACGTCACCGAGGACCGGGCGGTGCTGCATACGGCGCTGCGCGCCCCGGCCGGCGCCCGGATCTACGTCGACGGCATCGATGTGGTTCCGGCGGTGCACGAGGTGCTGGGGCGGATGCGCGAGTTCACCGACCAGATCCGCAGCGGTCGCTGGCTCGGCTACACCGGTAAGCCGATCCGCAGCGTCGTCAACATCGGTATCGGCGGCTCCGACCTGGGGCCGGTGATGGCCTACGAGGCGCTGCGTCACTACAGCGCCCGCGAGCTGACCTTCCGCTTCGTCTCGAATGTGGACGGGACCGACTTCGCCGAAGCCACCGCCGACCTGAACCCGGAGGAGACGCTCTTCATCATCTCCTCCAAGACGTTCACCACGCTGGAGACGATGACCAACGCCCGCACCGCGCGGGAGTGGGCGCTGGCCACGTTGGGCGACGACGCGGCGGTCGCGCGCCACTTCGTCGCCGTCTCGACCAACGCCGAGGCCGTCTCGGAGTTCGGCATCGACGTGATGAACATGTTCGGCTTCTGGGACTGGGTCGGTGGACGCTACTCGATGGACGCCGCCATCGGGCTGTCGACGATGCTCGCGGTCGGTGCCGACGCCTTCGGGGAGCTGCTGGCCGGGTTCCACGCGATGGACGAGCACTTCCGCACCACCCCGCTGGAGACGAACCTGCCGGCGATCCTCGGCCTGCTCACCGTCTGGTACAGCGACTTCTTCGACGCCCAGACCCAGGCCGTGCTGCCGTATGACCAGTATCTGAAGCGCTTTCCGGCCTACTTGCAGCAGCTCACGATGGAGTCGAACGGCAAGTCGGTCACACTCGCCGGCGGCCAGGTCGACTACGAGACCTCGCCGGTCTACTGGGGTGAACCGGGGACCAACGGTCAGCACAGCTTCTATCAGCTGATCCACCAGGGTACGAAGCTCATTCCGGTTGATTTCATCGGCTTCACGCACTCGCTGAACCCGCTCGGCAACCACCACGATCTGCTCAATGCAAACGTCTTCGCCCAGGGCGAGGCACTGGCCTTCGGCAAGACCGCCGAGCAGGTCGCCGCTGAGGGCACCGCGGAATGGCTCGTCCCGCACCGGGTCTTCGCCGGGAACCGCCCCTCCAACACG contains:
- a CDS encoding TIGR03960 family B12-binding radical SAM protein gives rise to the protein MSVESLFPRLEPLLLTVSKPIQYVGGEQNARSKEWDSVSVHWALMYPDAYEVGLPNQGVQILYEVLNERPDALAERTYSVWPDLEALMREHGIGQFTVDAHRPVAAFDLLGVSFSTELGYTNLLNALDLAGIPLHAADRNETHPIVIAGGHASFNPEPIADFVDAAVLGDGEQIVGVITDVVRGWKEQGSPGGRDELLLRLAATGGVYIPKFYDVTFDENGSARPITPNREGVPERVSKHTVMDLDEWPYPKTPLVPLAESVHERMSVEIFRGCTRGCRFCQAGMITRPVRERSITGIGEMVAAGLAATGFQEVGLLSLSSADHSEIGPIAKGLADRYEAEKVSLSLPSTRVDAFNIDLANEFSRSGRRSGLTFAPEGGSERLRRVINKMVSKEDLINTVTAAYSQGWRQVKLYFMCGLPTETDEDVLEIAEMAHDVIRAGREATGSKDIRCTVSIGGFVPKPHTPFQWAAQASPETIDNRLAKLRAAINANRSLGKNVGMRYHDGEPSMVEGLLSRGDRRVGAVIEQVWREGGRFDGWSEHFSFTRWMAAAEAVLTPLGVDVAWYTTRERDADEVLPWDHLDSGLDKQWLWDDWQDALTEFEQDDCRWTPCFDCGVCSTMGTDIQIGPTGRQLLPMAPKA
- a CDS encoding GtrA family protein; the protein is MTPPTHQHSLSQRIRDSWRILLKEMTSFGVVGAIGLIVDLGTFHFLLEHGRIKAKIISTILATIITYVGNRYFSFSHRARSGLRREAGFFLAINVVVLLASLVVIWFFSYPLGFDENTTHDRAVIQIVNLFTIGLGTIFRFWAYKRFVFLHPDRVHSPDVNLDEELAE
- a CDS encoding 5-(carboxyamino)imidazole ribonucleotide synthase; this encodes MDERTGLPVVGMVGAGQLARMTHQAGIPLGQSLRLLADSLDDGAALVARDVVVGDYHSLEDLLRFAEGCDVVTFDHEHVANDHVRALAEVTSVQPSADALRYAQDKAQMRRRLTELGVAAMPWIDLSAEADPRTSLLSFGGRVGWPLVLKATTGGYDGKGVWVVDSIDEAQPLLDSGTSLLAEAKVEIKRELAAVVARSPFGQGAAWPVVETVQRDGICVEVIAPAPGLDSDRADEAQALALRIAVELGVTGVLAVELFETSSGALLVNELAMRPHNSGHWSIEGSRTSQFEQHLRAVLDYPLGATTLTAPVVVMANLLAGADDVIPKRIDERVHHCMARWPDVKIHLYGKGFRPGRKVGHVTALGEDLAEVRGRAVAAADYLVNGDVTA
- the purE gene encoding 5-(carboxyamino)imidazole ribonucleotide mutase is translated as MSARVAVIMGSDSDWEVMSQAAAALNEFDVEHEVSVVSAHRTPQVMAEFAQAAAGRGIRVIIAGAGGAAHLPGMVASMTTLPVIGVPVPLKYLDGMDSLLSIVQMPAGVPVATVSIGGARNAGLLAVRILATSDELLAGKMQVFQDVLAESAHSKNAALAELLRTLP
- a CDS encoding alpha/beta fold hydrolase — protein: MLPALRRHRGWSIAGAVLIVALLVAGIVSAVTAPAAIRTRSAMLPGTPEATGVAAGLPVKLDTTLYFPDSSSPAPAVLLAHGLGGTKRDLNSQAEALAKDGYVVLAYTARGFGASGGLVHLDAPAYEVADAKLLVSYLATLPQVRTTAPGDPVVGVAGASYGGGLALMLAGSDPRIDAVAADITWNSLQNSLFPNGAGTQPGVFKKLWTGYLFQSARGTGPLAERSAACGRVAAEVCAAFQQAGQSGVPSAATSALLNASSPASVDARITAPTLLSQGEQDSLFPLTEADANARAIAANGTTVRVIWRAGGHDGGGAGEGSAAAVQDWFDAHLKGVGTADTSFELAEQGSALSSSSGRRINQTLRAEAGYPGVHAPPAPTSTFTLSNKTQTISAPAGGNPAAVSSLPGLGSLLEQASALSGAAGVGTDLGLGAVAGQNAVFESAVLKQRQRIAGASRVRLKVTPLGSTDATLFVSLVDLSADGSTRTPAALTQPVHLTGLTPGVATSVDVQLPAIVTDIASGHRMQVLVATTDLAYQLPTDPREYRIELAGDSGQLTVPGIDAEVVRSGSALPWLIVGIVAMLLSIGWAVVRGVRRRRADTPVPGLQGTPISVRNLVKEYSDGYRAVDGPSFTVERGQVVGLLGPNGAGKTTTLRVLVGLIRPTSGEVHVFGHLVTPGAPVLSRLGAFIEGPGFLPHLSGRENLHLFWAASGRDEKYAQFETALEIAGLGSSVDRKVKTYSQGMRQRLAIAQAMLGLPELLVLDEPTNGLDPPQIAEMREVLRSYAETGRTVVVSSHLLAEVEQTCTHVVVMHKGQLVAAGSVADIAGAGGTQLAVADPSEAERVLAAAGIATRQVPVRRALEDVFLDLVGGDDA
- a CDS encoding ABC transporter permease subunit, producing MPVSTELESLATVTPTKTLPLRVEAVRQLKRRRTQLSFAVVLLLPIIMALAFKVGGAGDSTDGSSSALVGLATVGAGNFALFAEFASVGFLLVVIVALFCGDTVASEASWSSLRYLLAIPVPRSRLLRQKLIVALTLSLGANVLLPIWAFLVGGVFFGWAPARSPVSGTFTTSEALTRLAIVVGYASIQALIVAALAFLLGVVTDAPLGAVGGAVMLFVVSNILDSITALDPYRRFLPTHFQYAWLDALGPTVSWADMTRGTGLALVYSAVFFALAWWKFEGKDITS
- a CDS encoding DUF4440 domain-containing protein, which produces MPSDDQTSRSAAADRAEIAGIVRTFFAAFRSGPESVARLQALRATFLAEAVIVRTGGGEPAVYGVESFIAPRQALLAGGTLVDFSEWELNGQIDIFGDIAQYFGSYAKSGIQDGTPFAARGMKTLQFVRTSAGWRISAVAWDDERDGLPMPA
- a CDS encoding UDP-glucose/GDP-mannose dehydrogenase family protein, producing MTDRPKLSVIGTGYLGATHAVCMVELGYDVIGLDVDESKIETLRAGRIPFFEPGLPELLAKHLDSGRLRFTTSYQEVADFADVHFVCVGTPQTKGSDAADMTYVNAAFSSLAPLLTRRALVVGKSTVPAGTAARIEKLIKGLAPCDEVELAWNPEFLREGFAVQDTLRPDRLVFGVHSEWSEKQLRAAFEPVIESGTPVVITDFATAELVKVAANSFLATKISFINAMAEICEVTGADVVALAGAIGHDERIGKRFLNAGLGFGGGCLPKDIRAFMARAGELGVDQAVSFLREVDQINLRRRARTVDLGLELVDGDYQGKRVAVLGAAFKPNSDDIRDSPALDVAASIHKLGADVVVYDPEAMENARRAHPELTYASSLREALTDADLTLLLTEWQEFRALDPATVATMVREPRLVDGRNILNPVTWRDAGFHYRALGRP
- the pgi gene encoding glucose-6-phosphate isomerase; this encodes MSSPQTLPLRDRPAWARLVHHHAEIGSRHLRDLFAEDAGRGERLAVEAEGIYLDYSKNRITDETVALLIDLARESGLGARIEAMFTGEKINVTEDRAVLHTALRAPAGARIYVDGIDVVPAVHEVLGRMREFTDQIRSGRWLGYTGKPIRSVVNIGIGGSDLGPVMAYEALRHYSARELTFRFVSNVDGTDFAEATADLNPEETLFIISSKTFTTLETMTNARTAREWALATLGDDAAVARHFVAVSTNAEAVSEFGIDVMNMFGFWDWVGGRYSMDAAIGLSTMLAVGADAFGELLAGFHAMDEHFRTTPLETNLPAILGLLTVWYSDFFDAQTQAVLPYDQYLKRFPAYLQQLTMESNGKSVTLAGGQVDYETSPVYWGEPGTNGQHSFYQLIHQGTKLIPVDFIGFTHSLNPLGNHHDLLNANVFAQGEALAFGKTAEQVAAEGTAEWLVPHRVFAGNRPSNTLLLERLTPFALGTLIALYEHSVFVQGVVWNVNSFDQWGVELGKVLAKKVADELSAPDEPELSHDSSTNALIRRYRAATAGQD